DNA from Ziziphus jujuba cultivar Dongzao chromosome 2, ASM3175591v1:
AAGGGTATCCACCAGAACGGTGTCGTTGCCTTAACTAGATTttcaaatacacacacacacacacacacacacagacaccGCTTTTTTTGGTGAGTCCCTCTTTCCATTTTTCCAAAGGAACGTTTTGTACCATTTATAATTAGATTTATGCTTAATCTTCTATACGTCAATTTTTACTTGTTCATTTTTGACAATTGAAAGcttaagttttatatttttaatgttactcaattataaaatatatatattttttttttacttttaacttttataattgataaaaaaaaaaattgtatatagaaTCTaacttgataaatatataaaaattaaaagaaaattaaaaataaatttcaaaagcatatgtataaatataattataataaaattgaaaaaatttaattttgaaagtcTAATTGTTCTTTAATatctttagttttaaaatattacaatttaaatttttaaaagatatacCATATTATACCTTTTAGAGTATTTtcgaataaattttttaaaaataatatttttaattttaaaaattatatttttaattttaaaatgtcatatttttttttaacgtttTAATGagttttataaattgaaaaactaaTGTATTGGAAAGCGAAACctacattttatataaaatttattaatcggTACACAATTttcaatacatatttataattaaaatttgatattgaagaaaaaaaaaaggtaaattataattgtttatgaaaaattataaaataaaaaatatttatagagaATGCCATTATAATATACTAAGAAAATTTCactctctatttttttaaatccttcaaaatgttttttattgtgaaaattatattctttgaaataaaaagtattattagagatatttttatattttattttatgcataattTAATCTAACTCACCATTTTAGGAATTAAATTCAATTATCATAAAAacccttcaattattttttaatattaatagcaagaaatgtaatttatagtttttaaaataacaattaatgaatataatttaatattaataagcCAAAAATCAGGTTGGAGAACATTATTCtaaatgataagaaaaaaaattttaatatttaacacTGGATCAGTAGAGCATGCCGAATATATTTTTGtcgtatatatttttgttataaatttttcaaatagcCACGGAAGAGAGGGAGTTGGAGAGGCTAAAAACACAATGGCGCCGAACGACACTCGCCGTCCCTACAAGAGACCGGCAATCTCCGACCAGCAGAGACGCCGAGAAATATCGCTGCGGCGCCAAGAGCAGAACCGTCACGAAGCTCAGCTGCAAGCGCGCCGTTTAGCCACCACCTTCTTTTCTCTTCCTTCCCAAACTGCCGAAGAGACCTCTGTTCCTCCTGACATCGAGCTCGTATCTGAGCCCCAACCCGATTCCCAACGCGAAATCGAATCCGGGTCCTCTCCGACGGACCTCCATGATTTCGATTTCGATGTTCGTGATGCTTCGAAGCTCAAAGGCCCGGAGGCCCGGAAGTGGTTTGCGAGGCAGCTTATGCTCCCTGAGTGGATGATCGACGTTCCTGATCGATTGCCCCATGACTGGTTAGCTTTCCTTCTTATATACATaggctttttctttctttctttccatttttcttaGAAGACTGTTTCGGTTCGTTTTTAGGTATGTATTTGCGAGGCCTGCTGGGAAACGATGCTTCGTTGTTTCGTCAAAAGGAACGACCATCAGTAGGCAACGGAATGGTTTTGTGCTTCACCATTTTCCATCTGCTCTACCCAATGGAGCTAGGACCAGGGACGTTTCTGGGTCCGGTCAGTCATATTGCATACTGGACTGCATTTTTCATGAGGTATGGTTTCAGCGTTTTGATAGTTTGCTGTGTTTTGTTGTTGCACTCTAACTGTTTGTTAATTTGTCGAGCTGGTTTGTATTGTGCAGATGGATCAAACTTACTATGTTATTGACATGCTATGCTGGCGGGGTTACTCTTTATATGATTGCACTGCGGAGTTCAGGTTTTTTTGGTTGCAATCTAAGCTTGCTGAAACCGGAGCTTTTGATCCTCCTTCCCATTACCATAAATACAGGTTCAGTTTGGTTCCTGTATACCCATGCGATCAGAGTGGTCTACATGCGGCTTATTCAGGAGCAGTGGCTTATGTCAAGGACGGTCTTTTGTTTTATAATAAGTAAACCCCTATCCTTGTAAATGTCAATGTTTTTTAAGTGCT
Protein-coding regions in this window:
- the LOC107418001 gene encoding uncharacterized protein LOC107418001; this encodes MAPNDTRRPYKRPAISDQQRRREISLRRQEQNRHEAQLQARRLATTFFSLPSQTAEETSVPPDIELVSEPQPDSQREIESGSSPTDLHDFDFDVRDASKLKGPEARKWFARQLMLPEWMIDVPDRLPHDWYVFARPAGKRCFVVSSKGTTISRQRNGFVLHHFPSALPNGARTRDVSGSGQSYCILDCIFHEMDQTYYVIDMLCWRGYSLYDCTAEFRFFWLQSKLAETGAFDPPSHYHKYRFSLVPVYPCDQSGLHAAYSGAVAYVKDGLLFYNKHAHYQPGNTPLALVWKDANCSQYVIDTDNKGQVPSQQQAVLELQDDGKLTTSDDPPVEFGCLDLEFTQKSGLHAGSLLRFSIGDGGLSIVDGKLVKADLQYLGKVNRARAFADSYSKVMFQYSVRHSPLRIDDLVASISSSDHEGNGPPDVEMDG